The nucleotide sequence GGGAAGTCGAATTTGGCGACGCCGTCGGTGGTGAGCCGCAGCCGCTCCGTCGCGCCGTCCACCGTGGTGATGTTCTTCGCGCCGGTGCTCATCTTCAGGGTCAGGCTGTCGTCGAACACCAGGCCGGTACCGGCCGATAGGCCCTTGACGGGCAGATCCAGGTTGATGGCGGCGTGTGCCGGCCAGTAGTTCTCGAGACGGTAGTGGGCCTCGAGGGGATAGCCGGGGTAGATCCCCGACTTCTGGAAGTACCAGGCGCCGGCCACCGCCACACCGTCGACGGTCACCTTCGTCGCGCTGGCGAACGGCTTCCCATCGGTGATCTTCTGGGACAGGTACACGATGATCGGGAGACCGACGCCGTAGGTGCGGCCGTCGCTCTGGTAGAGGCGGACGTGCACCGGTGTACCGGTGGGGACCGCGGGCGAGGTGTTCGAGGGCGCGGTCGACGACGAGGCTCCGGTCGAGGACTGCGCTGGCGAGGACTGCACTGCGGTGGACTGCGCTGCGGAAGACTGCGCCTCCGAGGAGGCAGCATCGGACTGAGCGGTGGATGCCGCGATCCCTCCGGCCGTTGTCGGGCCGGCGGACGACGCTCCTGAGGGCAGAGCGGCCGATCCGGATGTCCCGGTCTGCGGGGCGGCGACGACGGTGGACGTCGAGGTGCTGGTCACCACGGCCTGCGGAGACGCCGCGCCACTGCAGGCCGCCAGCAATGCCTCGACCCCACCGAGGCCGACCACCGCCAGCAGGGTGCGGCGGGAAAGGGGACGAGAACTCATGGGCGGCACCTTTGATCTGATCCGGACAATTTGTTGATTGCTCAACCAAAGGTACCCGAACCGGTTGTGCCACCACCCTCGAAAATACTGCGTGCCCGCTGATGTTTACCTGTGCTCAGCTTGTGAAAGGGTCGGAGTCGGGCGTCGAGTCGCCTCGGGTTGCCTGCCGCTCGTCATTAGGGCGTGTCCCGCGGATCTTGGAGGTCGGTTCCGACAGACTCTGATTTGTGCAGAATCGTCATGATTTGTCGGATGAGCAGTGGGCCCGGTTGGAGCCTTTGCTACCGGATCGGACCCCGATTCGGGGTGGTCGGTGGGTCGATCACCGCAGGGTCGTCGACGGGGTGCTGTGGCGGACCAGGTCCGGTTCGGCGTGGCGGGATCTCCCGGAGTGTTACGGCAATTGGAAGACGGTGTACAACCGGCATCGTCGCTGGTCAGGGGACGGTACCTGGCAGCGGGTGCTGTCGATGCTGCGGGCGGACTGCGGTCACGGCGATGTCGGTGAGTGGGCGTTGGGGGTGGATGCGACGGTGATCCGGGCGCATCACCACGCGGCAGGTGCCCGGCACGAACCGCCGAAGGACATCCCCGCCGCCGTCCTTGCCAGCGTCGTGTTGGAGGCTCCGATCAAGGCCCTCAAAGACACAGGGGGCACTATCGAACTACAAGAATTCTGCGGATCGGCCGCCGCCGGTCGTTGATCGGGAGGGTTTGGGGCGTAGCCGCGGCGGGGTGACGACGAAGATCCACATGGCGGCTGATTCGAAGTGTCGGCCGGTGGGGCGGGTCATCTCGGCTGGTCAGCGGCATGACGCGTTGGCGTTCACCGCGGTGCTGGCCGATATTCGGATCGTGCGCGGCCGTGATGGGCGGCCTAGGACCCGACCGGATCGGGTGTTGGCGGACAAGGCGTATTCCAGCGGCAGAATCCGTAAGTCGTTGCGGCGTAGGGGTATCAAGGCGACCATCCCGGAGCCGGTGAACCAGATCAACGGTCGCCTGTCCAAGGGTTCCCGTGGTGGTCGGCCACCCAAATTCGACAAGGAAATCTACAAGGACCGCAACACCGTGGAGCGGACGTTCAACCGGCTACGCGGCTACCGCGCGGTCGCCACCCGGTATGACAAACGGGAGTTCGTCTACCGAGGCACCGTCGACGTCGCCAGCATCGGAATCTGGCTCAGGCATCTAACGGAGAACGATCCACGGGACACGCCCTAGTCTCCCGTCACCTGCCGCCCGCCGCCCGCCGCATGGATCAACTTTGCGCATTTGGGACTGGAGTGACAGAAGTCATCACTTTCGCCCATGCCTGAGAAGTTGATCCACGCGAAAATCCGGCGCCCCAGCCAGGCCGCGGCCCGACCCGCGACCCGGTCGGATGCCCGGATAGGCCGCAATCCCCGTCCCCGGTGACGCCGGGTCCTCGACGGTTGACTGCCGGCGGAGGACGAACGTAAGGTCACTGGGTCTGCTCCCCGTCAGCGAAGTCCGGTGCGAAACCGGCGCTGTCCCGCAACTGTGGTCCTCTTCCAGAGGCTAGCCAGGTCGCCTGACGGAAGGGCGTGATCAACCCGCCTCGAGGAATGGGCGCCGGTTGGCGGCAGCCCCCTGTCGTCGAGCGATGCCTGCCCTCGACGAACAGTCAGGAAGCACATGCCTCTCAAGCCGGCGATCATCGTCTCCCTTGTCCTCTGCGCTGCGTTCGTCGCAGGGTGCGGGACGTCGGGCACCGCGGCGAATTCCTCGGCTTCCACCACCGCCCCGTCGAGCGCGGCAGGTTTCTCGACAGCCACCTCGGCCCCCGCCGTCGGTCCGGCGTCCTCGGCCACCACGTCCGGTCCCGGCTCGTCCGCCCCCCCGGCGGCCCCCGCGTCGGTCGCGCCTACGTCACCCAAGCCCCCCCAGAGAATCGTCTCGCTCTCCCCGACCGCGACCGAGGACCTGTTCGCGATCGGCGCCGGGAGCCAGGTGGTGGCCGTGGACAGCAACTCGAACTACCCGTCGACCGTTCCCAAGACCACCCTTTCCGCTTATGAACCGAACGTGGAATCGATCGCGAAGTACCAGCCCGACCTCGTGGTCATCTCCGACGACATCAACAACATCAAGGCCCAGCTGACGAAGCTGTCCATTCCGGTCCTGGTGGAGCCGGCGGCCACCTCCCTGAACGACGCCTACCAGCAGATCAACTCGCTCGGCAGCGCCACCGGGCACGTCGCCGAGGCGTCGAAGACGGTGGCGTCCATGCGATCCGGCATCGCGACATCGGTGGCGACGGTACCGAAACGGACGGTGCCGCTGACGTACTTCCACGAACTGGACAACACCCTCTACACGGTCTCCTCCAAGACCTTCGTCGGCCAGATCTACGCATTGGCCGGGTTGGAGGACGTCGCCGATCCGGCGAACACCAAGAGCGCTGCCTACCCGCAGCTCTCGGCCGAGTACCTGGTCAAGTCCGACCCCGACCTGATATTCCTGGCCGACGTCAAGTGCTGCCGGCAGAGCGCAGCGACGTTCGCCGCGCGACCGGGCTTCTCGGCCCTGTCCGCCGTTCGCGACCGGCGTGTCGTACTGCTGGACGACGACGTGGCCAGCCGGTGGGGCCCGAGGGTCGTGCAGTTGCTGCAGAAGATCGTGGACGCCGTGAAGTCGGTCCGGTCCTGACCGTGGCCCCTGACGGCCACCGTGACCCGCGCCCGGTCAGATGGCGAAAACCCGCGGAGGCCACGGCAATGCTTCTCCGTCCGGTGCGGCTGCGGCCGGTCTGGCTCGTGGCCGGCGCAGTCGTCGTCCTGGTGGCCGCGGTCGCAGGCCTGGTCATCGGGCCGATCTCCATCTCGCCGGTGGCGGTACTCGGTCACCTGGTCGGCTTCCACACCGACCTGACGCCCACGGACGTCGCGATCGTCGATCAGATCCGGCTCCCCCGCGTGGTACTCGGCCTCCTCGTCGGTGGCACCCTGGCCGTCTCCGGAGCGAGTTACCAGGGTGTGTTCCGCAATCCGCTGGCCGATCCCTACCTCCTCGGGGCGGCGGCCGGGGCCGGACTGGCCGTCACCCTGGTGATCGCCGGCCAGGCAACTGGTGACACCACCTTCGGCGGTGCACCAGCGGCCGCGTTCCTGGGGGCGCTGGGCGCCGTCGGCCTGACCTATGCCCTGGGCGTCTCCGGTGGCGGCCGGGCGTCGATGGCCTCGCTGATCCTGTCGGGAGTCGCGGTGGGCAGCTTCCTCACCGCTCTGCAGACCTACGTCCAGCAGCGTCATCAGGACACCATCCGTCAGGTCTACTCCTGGATTCTCGGCCGTCTGTCCACCGCCGGCTGGCACGATGTGCTCTTGCTCCTGCCCTACGCCGCGGTGTCCTGGATCGTGCTGCTGACCCAACGCCGTGTCCTGGACGTGCTGGCGGTCGGCGACGACGAAGCAGCCACGCTGGGGATCAACGTGCGACGCACGCGGTTGGTCGTCATCGTCGCGGCATCATTGGGAACCGCTGCGGCAGTGTCGGTCTCGGGCCTGATCGGGTTCGTTGGGATCATCGTGCCGCACGCCGTCCGACTACTGGCCGGTCGTAGCCACCGAGTCGTCCTGCCGCTCTCCATCCTGTTCGGCGGCGCCTTTCTGTGCGCCGCCGACCTTCTGGCACGCACCATCGCCGCGCCGGACGAGATCCCGATCGGTGTGGTCACCGCATTCTTCGGCGCACCGTTCTTCGTACTGGTCCTGCGCCACGCACGTCAGAACGCGTCGTGATCACCTGCCGCGATGTCACCGTGTCGCTGGGGAACAAGGTGATCCTGGCCGGGCTGGGCCTGCACGTCGAACGGGGTGAGTGGGTCTGCGTCGTGGGACCCAACGGGGCCGGGAAGTCGACTCTGCTTAGGTACATCGCGGGCGTGGTCGAGGGCGGCGGGGACCTGGAGTTGGACGGCCGTTCGGCCAGAGCGCTCCACCGACGTCGCCGGGCGCAGACGATCGCGCTGGTGCCGCAGACGCCCACCATCCCGGACGGGATTCGCGTCACCGACTACGTCCTGCTCGGCCGGGCGCCGCACATCCGGGCGATGGCAGTCGAGGGCGCCGGCGATCTGCGTGCCGTCCAGGAGGCACTGGACCAGCTCGATCTGTTGGGTCTGGCGGACCGGGTGGTCTCCACGCTGTCGGGCGGCGAGCGGCAACGGGTACTGCTGGCCCGTGCGCTGGCACAGGAGGCGCCGGTCCTCCTGCTGGACGAACCCACGACCGCCTTGGACGTCGGGCACCAGCAGCAGGTGCTGGAACTGGTCGAGGCGCTGCGCAAGGACCGACATCTGGCGGTCGTCAGCACCATGCACGACCTCACCCTGGCCGGCCAGTACGCCGACCGCCTGGTGCTGCTCGACCGCGGACGGATCGTGGTGGAAGGGACCGCTGCCGAGGTGCTGACCGAAGCCAACGTCGCGCGCTACTACGGGGCGCGGGTCCGCATCATCGACGACGGCGGCCGGCCGGTGGTGCTGCCGGTGCGGACCTAGCTGTTGTACCCCAGGAGGTTGGTGACACGCCGGTGCGACGGAATTCCGGGATTGGGTGAGGGCCTCCTGGTGAGGTGTGAAGCGACGAAGCAAGCACACCCATCCACACAGGAGACCCTCATGTCCCACCGTAATGCTCCGCTGACCCCCGAAGGCCGACGACGCCTGTGTGAGCGTGTCGATACCGGCCGGCCGATCAGTCACGTCGCCGCCGAGGCCGGCATCGCCCGGCAGACGTTGGGCAAGTGGTACGCCCGCTGGCTCGAGCACGGCGTCGCCGGTTTGCAGGACCGCTCCTCCCGGCCGGTGCGCTGCCCCAACCAGACCGACTCCCAGGTGGAGGATTTGGTGGAGCATCTGCGGCGGAACATGAAACTGGGCCCGGTGATGCTCGCCGCCGAGCTCGCTGACTTCGGCGTCAAGATGCACCCCTCGACGGTGCACCGGGTGCTGGTGCGGCGCGGCTGTTCTCGGCTGGCCGACCTAGATGTCACCGGCCAGGACATGCGGGTGAACAAGAACCGGTACGAGCATCCGCTGGCCGGGGACCAGGTGCACATCGATGTGAAGAAAGTCGGGCGGATCCCCGACGGCGGTGGGTGGCGGGTGCACGGCAAGGGCAGCGCCGAGCACAAGGCGTCTCAACGCCGGGGGCGGATCGGGTACCGCTACTTCCATACGGCGATCGATGATCACTCCCGGTTGGCCTACACCGAAGCCCTCGGCGATGAGAAAGCTGTCACGGCTGCAGGTTTCTGGCAGCGGGCGAAGGAGTTCTTCGCCGCCCACGGCATCGAGGTGATCCGCCGGGTGCTCACCGACAACGGGTCCTGCTACCGCGCCAGGGCTTTGAACGACGCGTTGGGTGATGGTGTCAAGCACAAGTACACCAAGCCGTATCGGCCCCGCTTAACCGGCTAATCCCTGCTGCGGTAGGAGATCTCGACACGCCGCAGGCTCTGGGTTCTTGCCTCGGAGTGAGACATCTGGCATACCTGCATCTCATGACAGGGCAGCAGCCAGCTGAGGGTCTGCAGGTAGTGCAGCGGGACGGGCGATGGTGGCTGGACGGCGACGGTCCGGCGGACCTGGCGGTGGTCAATGAGTTCCTGGGATATGTCGGCGATCGTGGGTATTCGCCGCGGACTGAACGGGCGTATGCCTTCGACCTGCTGTCGTTCACCCGGTGGCTGGTCGATGAGCATCTCAGTGTCGGCGCGGTGACCACCGATGCGCTCCTGCGGTTCTTGACGTTCTGCCGGTCGGCGGTGCTGCCCGGTCAGGCGGGCGGGAATGTGGTGCCGTTGCGGACGGGCCGGGCGGCGGGTTATGCGCCGGCGACGATCAATCGGCGGATGGCTGCGATCTCGGGGTTGTTCGACTTCCGGGCGATGCGGGATCCGGCGCTGGTCAACCCAGTGCCGCGGACGTCGGCGGCCCGGCGGTCCAGTTCGGCGCAGCAGGGCGGGTTGTTGGCGCATCTGGACCGGCCGAAATCCCGTTCGAGGTTGCGGGTGCGGGAGCCCCGGCGGTTGCCCCGCGGCCTGGACCGGGCCGAAACCGCTGCGCTGCTGGGCAGTTTCCGCACCGACCGGGACCGGGCGATCGCCGGGTTGATGCTGTTCTCCGGGTTGCGGTCGGCCGAGGTCCTGGGCTTGGCGGTCCGGGACGTCGACATCGGCCGCCGCTGGATCCGGGTGCTCGGCAAGGGCGACAAGGAACGGCGGGTGCCGCTGGATGTCGACGTCGCCGGGTTGGTGCAAACCTACCTGTTCGCGGAGCGACCGGACTCGGCGAGCACCGCACTGTTTCTGGTGGCCAGAGGTTCTCACCGCGGTCAGCCGTTGACCCCGGCCGGGCTGCGGACGGTGTTCCGCTACCACCGGACGGTGGCGGGGGTGCCGGCCGGTCATCCCCATGCGTTGCGGCATTCCTTCGGCACCGCGCTGGCCGAGGCCGGCGTCGACCTGGCGGTGCTGCAAGCGCTGATGGGCCACGACCGGGTCGATTCCTCCGCCGCCTACATCCATCTCGCACCAACCCATGTGAGGGCCTCCTATGACGCTGCCCGCGCTCGTCAACGCGCCGACCGGTAAGCCCGCCACCCCGGGCCTCTACGACGCATACCTGGCGGCGTTGGCTCAGCGGGGTGCCGGGAACTCCTCATTCCGCTCCGCCGCGCGGTCGTTCATGGCCCGCTGGCCCGACCCCGCCGAGTGGGCGGCGCAGCCGCTGCAGGTGAGGCTGTCCGCCGGGGCCGGGCTGCGACCGTTCCTGAACTTTCTGATGCTCGGCGGGTTCCTGCGGCCGGGCCATGACTACCTGCTGGAACGCAAACTGTCCTCGGTGCTGCGGGAAGCCGCCCATCATCAGGTCGGCGGCGACCTGACCCGGTTCCTGGCCGCCGCCGGCGAACTCGGGTTCACCCCGCACCAGAGCGCCGCGTTGGCCAGCCAGGTCGTGATGCGACTACTCATCCAGACCGGCCGGCCGCTGATCGAGCTGACCGAGTCCGACCTCGCAGAATTCGACACCGCCATCGGGCACCGGGAACA is from Nakamurella sp. PAMC28650 and encodes:
- a CDS encoding L,D-transpeptidase, with the protein product MSSRPLSRRTLLAVVGLGGVEALLAACSGAASPQAVVTSTSTSTVVAAPQTGTSGSAALPSGASSAGPTTAGGIAASTAQSDAASSEAQSSAAQSTAVQSSPAQSSTGASSSTAPSNTSPAVPTGTPVHVRLYQSDGRTYGVGLPIIVYLSQKITDGKPFASATKVTVDGVAVAGAWYFQKSGIYPGYPLEAHYRLENYWPAHAAINLDLPVKGLSAGTGLVFDDSLTLKMSTGAKNITTVDGATERLRLTTDGVAKFDFPVSLGKASTPTFTGTKVVMERDKIERMVGTTPGDEYDLQVPWSVRLTNSGEFIHAASWNGGNIGQRSTSNGCTNLNVDDAQRYFNFATIGDVAVYVNTGGGAMPVWDGYGDWNLSWAQWKRGGSVATS
- a CDS encoding IS5 family transposase (programmed frameshift), which translates into the protein MQNRHDLSDEQWARLEPLLPDRTPIRGGRWVDHRRVVDGVLWRTRSGSAWRDLPECYGNWKTVYNRHRRWSGDGTWQRVLSMLRADCGHGDVGEWALGVDATVIRAHHHAAGARHEPPKDIPAAVLASVVLEAPSRPSKTQGALSNYKNSADRPPPVVDREGLGRSRGGVTTKIHMAADSKCRPVGRVISAGQRHDALAFTAVLADIRIVRGRDGRPRTRPDRVLADKAYSSGRIRKSLRRRGIKATIPEPVNQINGRLSKGSRGGRPPKFDKEIYKDRNTVERTFNRLRGYRAVATRYDKREFVYRGTVDVASIGIWLRHLTENDPRDTP
- a CDS encoding ABC transporter substrate-binding protein, whose translation is MPLKPAIIVSLVLCAAFVAGCGTSGTAANSSASTTAPSSAAGFSTATSAPAVGPASSATTSGPGSSAPPAAPASVAPTSPKPPQRIVSLSPTATEDLFAIGAGSQVVAVDSNSNYPSTVPKTTLSAYEPNVESIAKYQPDLVVISDDINNIKAQLTKLSIPVLVEPAATSLNDAYQQINSLGSATGHVAEASKTVASMRSGIATSVATVPKRTVPLTYFHELDNTLYTVSSKTFVGQIYALAGLEDVADPANTKSAAYPQLSAEYLVKSDPDLIFLADVKCCRQSAATFAARPGFSALSAVRDRRVVLLDDDVASRWGPRVVQLLQKIVDAVKSVRS
- a CDS encoding iron ABC transporter permease, with amino-acid sequence MLLRPVRLRPVWLVAGAVVVLVAAVAGLVIGPISISPVAVLGHLVGFHTDLTPTDVAIVDQIRLPRVVLGLLVGGTLAVSGASYQGVFRNPLADPYLLGAAAGAGLAVTLVIAGQATGDTTFGGAPAAAFLGALGAVGLTYALGVSGGGRASMASLILSGVAVGSFLTALQTYVQQRHQDTIRQVYSWILGRLSTAGWHDVLLLLPYAAVSWIVLLTQRRVLDVLAVGDDEAATLGINVRRTRLVVIVAASLGTAAAVSVSGLIGFVGIIVPHAVRLLAGRSHRVVLPLSILFGGAFLCAADLLARTIAAPDEIPIGVVTAFFGAPFFVLVLRHARQNAS
- a CDS encoding ABC transporter ATP-binding protein; translation: MITCRDVTVSLGNKVILAGLGLHVERGEWVCVVGPNGAGKSTLLRYIAGVVEGGGDLELDGRSARALHRRRRAQTIALVPQTPTIPDGIRVTDYVLLGRAPHIRAMAVEGAGDLRAVQEALDQLDLLGLADRVVSTLSGGERQRVLLARALAQEAPVLLLDEPTTALDVGHQQQVLELVEALRKDRHLAVVSTMHDLTLAGQYADRLVLLDRGRIVVEGTAAEVLTEANVARYYGARVRIIDDGGRPVVLPVRT
- a CDS encoding IS481 family transposase; amino-acid sequence: MSHRNAPLTPEGRRRLCERVDTGRPISHVAAEAGIARQTLGKWYARWLEHGVAGLQDRSSRPVRCPNQTDSQVEDLVEHLRRNMKLGPVMLAAELADFGVKMHPSTVHRVLVRRGCSRLADLDVTGQDMRVNKNRYEHPLAGDQVHIDVKKVGRIPDGGGWRVHGKGSAEHKASQRRGRIGYRYFHTAIDDHSRLAYTEALGDEKAVTAAGFWQRAKEFFAAHGIEVIRRVLTDNGSCYRARALNDALGDGVKHKYTKPYRPRLTG
- a CDS encoding tyrosine-type recombinase/integrase is translated as MTGQQPAEGLQVVQRDGRWWLDGDGPADLAVVNEFLGYVGDRGYSPRTERAYAFDLLSFTRWLVDEHLSVGAVTTDALLRFLTFCRSAVLPGQAGGNVVPLRTGRAAGYAPATINRRMAAISGLFDFRAMRDPALVNPVPRTSAARRSSSAQQGGLLAHLDRPKSRSRLRVREPRRLPRGLDRAETAALLGSFRTDRDRAIAGLMLFSGLRSAEVLGLAVRDVDIGRRWIRVLGKGDKERRVPLDVDVAGLVQTYLFAERPDSASTALFLVARGSHRGQPLTPAGLRTVFRYHRTVAGVPAGHPHALRHSFGTALAEAGVDLAVLQALMGHDRVDSSAAYIHLAPTHVRASYDAARARQRADR